A genome region from Ottowia testudinis includes the following:
- the rsmH gene encoding 16S rRNA (cytosine(1402)-N(4))-methyltransferase RsmH, with amino-acid sequence MNAWSHTTVLLNEATDALLTDPQGQYVDATFGRGGHARLILQRLGARGALMAYDKDPEALAEAARIQDARFSIRHQGFAALGELPPGSAAGVLMDLGISSPQIDNPARGFSFRADGPLDMRMDPTRGQSAAGWLAVADQRHIAEVIRDYGEERFAGPIAKAIVSRRQERGPVATTLELAELVAGAVKTREPGQNPATRTFQAVRIFVNAELEELEQALGASLHVLQPGGRLVVISFHSLEDRIVKQFIARHSKAVVDRRAPFAEPPPTLLRALGRVRASAAEVAANPRARSAVMRVAERTDAPVGSAA; translated from the coding sequence GTGAACGCATGGTCACACACCACGGTCTTGCTGAACGAGGCGACAGATGCCTTGCTCACGGACCCGCAAGGCCAGTACGTGGATGCCACGTTTGGCCGTGGCGGGCATGCGCGCCTGATCCTGCAGCGGCTGGGTGCGCGCGGCGCCTTGATGGCTTACGACAAAGATCCCGAGGCGCTGGCCGAGGCGGCGCGCATCCAGGACGCGCGCTTCTCGATTCGCCACCAGGGCTTTGCCGCGCTGGGCGAGTTGCCGCCGGGCAGCGCGGCTGGGGTGCTGATGGACTTAGGGATAAGTTCGCCGCAGATCGACAACCCCGCCCGGGGTTTTTCTTTTCGTGCCGATGGCCCGCTGGACATGCGCATGGACCCCACGCGCGGCCAGAGCGCGGCCGGCTGGCTGGCGGTGGCCGATCAACGGCACATCGCGGAGGTGATTCGTGATTACGGCGAAGAACGGTTTGCTGGCCCCATTGCAAAGGCGATTGTGTCGCGCCGACAGGAACGGGGCCCTGTTGCAACCACCCTTGAGCTGGCCGAACTCGTGGCTGGCGCGGTCAAAACCCGCGAGCCGGGCCAGAACCCTGCAACGCGCACATTTCAGGCTGTTCGGATTTTCGTCAACGCCGAGCTTGAAGAGCTCGAACAGGCGTTAGGGGCGAGCCTGCATGTGCTGCAACCCGGAGGCCGGCTCGTGGTGATCAGCTTCCACTCGCTGGAAGACCGCATCGTCAAGCAGTTCATCGCCCGCCATTCAAAGGCGGTGGTGGACCGCCGCGCGCCGTTTGCCGAGCCGCCGCCGACCTTGTTGCGCGCATTGGGCCGCGTGCGCGCCAGCGCGGCCGAGGTGGCCGCCAACCCGCGCGCGCGCAGCGCCGTGATGCGGGTGGCCGAGCGCACCGATGCGCCAGTGGGGAGCGCGGCATGA
- the mraZ gene encoding division/cell wall cluster transcriptional repressor MraZ, whose translation MFQGASSLSLDAKGRLSVPTRHRDVLAATASGQLTITKHPHGCLMVFPRPEWEKFRERIAHMPMSAQWLKRIFLGSAMDVEMDGTGRVLVSPELRQAAGLARDAMLLGMGSHFELWDKDTYDAKEAEAIQAGMTQAFEELVF comes from the coding sequence GTGTTTCAAGGGGCATCGTCGCTCAGTCTGGATGCAAAGGGGAGGCTTTCCGTGCCCACCCGGCATCGTGACGTCCTGGCGGCGACGGCATCGGGCCAACTCACCATCACCAAGCATCCGCACGGCTGTTTGATGGTGTTCCCGCGCCCTGAGTGGGAGAAGTTCCGTGAGCGCATCGCCCACATGCCGATGTCGGCCCAATGGCTCAAGCGCATTTTTCTGGGCAGCGCCATGGACGTGGAGATGGACGGCACCGGCCGCGTGCTCGTGTCGCCCGAGCTGCGCCAGGCCGCCGGCTTGGCCCGCGACGCCATGCTGCTGGGCATGGGCAGCCATTTCGAGCTTTGGGACAAGGACACCTACGACGCCAAGGAAGCCGAAGCCATCCAGGCCGGCATGACGCAGGCGTTCGAGGAATTGGTGTTCTAA
- the hslU gene encoding ATP-dependent protease ATPase subunit HslU, producing MSSMTPQEIVSELDRHIVGQKDAKRAVAIALRNRWRRQQVDEKLRPEITPKNILMIGPTGVGKTEIARRLARLAGAPFIKVEATKFTEVGYVGKDVDSIIRDLAEMAVKQQREQAMKAQRTRAEDLAEDRILDVLIPPARNADGSDAANSDSAARQAFRKKLREGQLDDKEIELELAQPAPTMEIMGPAGMEEMAEQLKGMFANLGAGRRKLRRVKIGEAMKLLVDEEAGKLVNEDEIRVLAIQNLEQNGIVFIDEIDKVASRGHEGGGSGAEVSRQGVQRDLLPLVEGTTVSTKYGMVRTDHILFIASGAFHLSKPSDLIPELQGRLPIRVELSSLSVQDFEAILTQTDASLVRQYQALLATEGVTLTFTPEGISRLAEIACAVNESTENIGARRLSTVMERLLDEVSFDATKLEGQTVTIDAAYVDARLAALSRDEDLSRYIL from the coding sequence ATGTCATCGATGACCCCGCAGGAGATCGTCTCCGAACTCGACCGCCACATCGTCGGCCAGAAAGACGCCAAGCGCGCCGTCGCCATCGCGCTGCGCAACCGCTGGCGGCGCCAGCAGGTCGATGAAAAGCTGCGGCCCGAGATCACGCCCAAGAACATCCTGATGATCGGCCCCACCGGCGTCGGCAAGACCGAGATCGCGCGCCGGCTGGCGCGGCTGGCGGGCGCGCCCTTCATCAAGGTCGAGGCGACCAAGTTCACCGAGGTCGGCTACGTCGGCAAGGACGTCGATTCGATCATCCGCGACCTGGCCGAGATGGCCGTCAAGCAGCAGCGCGAGCAGGCCATGAAGGCGCAGCGCACGCGCGCCGAGGATTTGGCCGAAGACCGCATCCTCGACGTGCTGATCCCGCCCGCGCGCAACGCCGACGGCAGCGATGCGGCCAACAGCGACAGCGCGGCGCGCCAGGCCTTCCGCAAGAAACTGCGCGAAGGCCAGCTGGACGACAAGGAGATCGAGCTGGAGCTGGCGCAGCCCGCGCCCACCATGGAGATCATGGGCCCGGCCGGCATGGAAGAGATGGCCGAGCAGCTCAAGGGCATGTTCGCCAACCTGGGCGCCGGGCGCCGCAAGCTGCGGCGCGTGAAGATCGGCGAGGCGATGAAGCTGCTGGTCGATGAAGAGGCGGGCAAGCTGGTCAACGAGGACGAGATCCGCGTGCTCGCCATTCAGAACCTGGAGCAAAACGGCATCGTCTTCATCGACGAGATCGACAAGGTGGCCTCGCGCGGGCACGAGGGCGGCGGCAGCGGCGCCGAGGTGTCGCGCCAGGGCGTGCAGCGCGACCTGCTGCCGCTGGTAGAAGGCACCACGGTGAGCACCAAATACGGCATGGTGCGCACCGATCACATCCTGTTCATCGCCTCGGGTGCGTTCCACCTGTCCAAGCCGAGCGATCTGATCCCCGAGCTGCAGGGGCGCCTGCCGATCCGCGTCGAGCTGAGTTCGCTGTCGGTGCAGGATTTCGAAGCCATCCTGACGCAGACCGACGCCAGCCTGGTGCGCCAGTACCAGGCGCTGCTGGCCACCGAGGGCGTTACGCTCACCTTCACGCCCGAAGGCATCTCGCGCCTGGCCGAGATCGCCTGCGCGGTCAACGAATCGACCGAGAACATCGGTGCGCGGCGGCTTTCCACCGTGATGGAGCGGCTGCTGGACGAGGTCAGCTTCGACGCCACCAAGCTCGAAGGCCAGACCGTGACCATCGACGCGGCCTACGTCGATGCGCGTCTGGCGGCGCTCAGCCGCGACGAGGATTTGTCGCGCTACATCCTCTGA
- the hslV gene encoding ATP-dependent protease subunit HslV, with protein sequence MESFHGTTIVSVRRQTPEGWQVAIGGDGQVTLGNIVVKGSARKVRRLYHGKVLAGFAGATADAFTLFERFEAKLEKHQGHLTRAAIELTKDWRTDRVLRRLEAMLAVADKEASLIITGNGDVLEPEHGLVAIGSGGAYAHAAAKALLDHTELPADQIVKKALEIAGELCIYTNMHHTVESL encoded by the coding sequence ATGGAATCATTTCACGGCACCACCATCGTCAGTGTGCGGCGCCAGACGCCCGAAGGCTGGCAAGTCGCCATTGGCGGCGACGGACAGGTCACGCTGGGCAACATCGTCGTCAAGGGCTCGGCCCGCAAGGTGCGCCGGCTGTACCACGGCAAGGTGTTGGCGGGTTTTGCCGGCGCCACGGCCGACGCTTTCACGCTGTTCGAGCGCTTCGAGGCCAAGCTCGAAAAGCACCAGGGCCACCTGACGCGCGCCGCCATCGAGCTCACCAAGGACTGGCGCACCGACCGCGTGCTGCGCCGGCTCGAAGCCATGCTGGCGGTGGCCGACAAGGAAGCGTCTCTCATCATCACCGGCAACGGCGACGTGCTGGAGCCCGAGCACGGCCTGGTCGCCATCGGCTCCGGCGGCGCCTACGCGCACGCGGCGGCCAAGGCGCTGCTCGACCACACCGAACTGCCCGCCGACCAGATCGTCAAGAAGGCGCTGGAGATCGCCGGCGAGCTGTGCATCTACACCAACATGCACCACACGGTTGAATCGCTCTGA
- a CDS encoding STAS domain-containing protein, whose amino-acid sequence MSKDPVSSGGLLSKVVKFVKSPTTHWSDLDRPTGDGGDSESRLALKEMIERKRRNDFVRNREFDMLRKARRRESLKGVEGAVGGPSFYPSSQPANTGERARTLKKIDEIEAQMSTAWFKRQGGSAAAPVEGAPAAAPAPAARSHAPTQPQRLAERAQSAPTQPPQAFAPTLPLGDIVRAAPPAPAAQAPAPVSKPVPKPVPKPATNLIGDVPEFNVEVLAAAKQDPEIEEAAIRFANGDAAGAEAVLLDLVAEGGSRREDVYTWLTLFDLYRCMGDPTKFDDAAFGFAALFGRSAPQWALVTDPASAPAPIAAAAPAAVSTGPFHWTCPSTMGTQSMAALKATLDRLAPPWRIDWRHLKAIDPAALPALIEVLKRWGESPAGLKFLSADRLLQVLAERSPTDDRGADPRWWDARLALLRILGEMDEFELVALNYCVTYEVSPPAWEAPKNTYGKLSEDGQTLLPSEFGPEATEDAVSTLPAGDFGQPHAAASAAADSGVVKAKLEGEYLGTAEAALKPLIAAREATAFEINCRKLLRVDFGAAGDLLNWSMEQQTRGHQVTFKQVNRLVAAFFGVIGINDSARVMLRTD is encoded by the coding sequence ATGAGCAAGGATCCAGTCTCCAGCGGTGGCCTGTTGTCGAAGGTGGTCAAGTTCGTCAAGAGCCCGACCACGCACTGGTCTGACCTCGACCGTCCCACGGGCGATGGCGGCGACAGTGAATCCCGTCTCGCGCTCAAGGAGATGATCGAACGCAAGCGCCGCAACGACTTTGTGCGCAACCGCGAGTTCGACATGCTGCGCAAGGCGCGGCGCCGCGAGTCGCTCAAGGGTGTCGAGGGCGCCGTTGGCGGCCCCTCGTTCTACCCCAGCAGCCAGCCGGCCAATACTGGCGAGCGCGCGCGCACGCTCAAGAAGATCGACGAGATCGAGGCACAGATGTCGACCGCCTGGTTCAAGCGCCAAGGCGGCAGCGCCGCGGCGCCCGTCGAGGGCGCGCCCGCTGCCGCACCGGCTCCGGCCGCGCGCAGCCACGCCCCGACCCAGCCGCAGCGGCTCGCCGAACGGGCGCAAAGCGCGCCGACGCAGCCTCCTCAGGCCTTTGCCCCGACGCTTCCGCTGGGTGATATCGTGCGGGCCGCGCCGCCTGCGCCGGCCGCCCAGGCGCCGGCCCCCGTGTCGAAGCCGGTGCCCAAGCCCGTGCCGAAGCCAGCCACAAACCTCATCGGCGACGTGCCGGAATTCAACGTCGAGGTATTGGCGGCGGCCAAGCAAGATCCAGAGATCGAAGAGGCAGCCATCCGCTTCGCCAACGGCGACGCCGCCGGCGCCGAAGCGGTGCTGCTGGACCTGGTGGCCGAGGGCGGCAGCCGGCGCGAGGACGTCTACACCTGGCTGACGCTGTTCGATCTCTACCGCTGCATGGGCGATCCGACCAAGTTCGATGACGCGGCCTTCGGGTTTGCCGCGCTGTTTGGCCGCTCGGCGCCGCAGTGGGCGTTGGTGACCGACCCGGCCTCCGCGCCAGCGCCCATCGCGGCGGCGGCGCCGGCGGCGGTCAGCACCGGGCCGTTCCATTGGACTTGTCCCTCCACGATGGGCACGCAGTCGATGGCCGCGCTCAAGGCCACGCTGGATCGGCTCGCGCCGCCGTGGCGCATCGACTGGCGGCACCTGAAGGCGATCGACCCTGCCGCCTTGCCGGCCCTGATCGAGGTGCTCAAGCGCTGGGGAGAAAGCCCGGCGGGGCTGAAGTTCCTGAGCGCCGACCGGCTGCTGCAGGTGCTCGCCGAACGCTCCCCCACCGACGACCGCGGCGCCGACCCGCGGTGGTGGGATGCGCGTCTGGCGCTGCTGCGCATATTGGGCGAGATGGACGAATTCGAGCTGGTGGCGCTCAATTACTGCGTCACCTACGAGGTGTCGCCGCCAGCCTGGGAAGCCCCCAAGAACACCTATGGCAAGCTGTCCGAGGACGGCCAAACGCTGCTGCCCAGCGAGTTCGGCCCCGAGGCCACCGAAGACGCGGTGAGCACGCTGCCGGCCGGCGATTTCGGGCAGCCGCACGCCGCGGCCAGCGCGGCGGCCGACAGCGGCGTGGTCAAGGCCAAGCTGGAGGGCGAATACCTGGGCACCGCCGAGGCGGCGCTCAAGCCGCTGATCGCCGCGCGCGAGGCCACGGCCTTTGAGATCAACTGCCGCAAGTTGCTGCGCGTCGACTTTGGGGCCGCTGGCGACTTGCTGAATTGGTCGATGGAGCAGCAAACGCGCGGCCACCAAGTGACCTTCAAGCAGGTCAACCGGCTGGTGGCGGCGTTCTTTGGCGTGATCGGCATCAACGACTCCGCGCGGGTGATGCTGCGGACTGACTGA
- the dksA gene encoding RNA polymerase-binding protein DksA yields the protein MKSAAAKSPAPKAKPAKAPAARAAAAAPSAVGQPASKSSAAPSKAAVPAVAKAPARARPAATKKPVASSSRAPAHPPMSAPKLLPMPTVAAPPVPMPVKKDPKLANNWKTKSVDQWSDAEVIAMPDSEYMNDKQLAFFRMKLVQLKDDILANAGQTAENLRDDTVVVPDPADRATIEEEHALELRTRDRERKLLKKIEQSIDRVDSGDYGYCDETGEPIGVPRLLARPTATLSLEAQQRRELKQKMFGD from the coding sequence GTGAAATCTGCGGCTGCCAAGAGCCCGGCCCCCAAGGCCAAGCCTGCCAAAGCCCCCGCCGCCCGTGCGGCTGCCGCGGCGCCCTCGGCCGTGGGCCAGCCGGCGTCCAAATCGAGCGCAGCGCCTTCCAAGGCTGCTGTGCCAGCGGTTGCCAAGGCGCCCGCGCGGGCGCGGCCTGCGGCCACCAAGAAACCTGTTGCCTCATCCTCGCGTGCACCGGCGCATCCGCCGATGTCCGCGCCCAAACTATTGCCCATGCCCACTGTTGCCGCGCCACCCGTGCCGATGCCCGTCAAAAAAGATCCCAAACTCGCCAATAACTGGAAAACCAAGTCTGTCGACCAATGGAGCGATGCCGAGGTCATTGCCATGCCAGACAGCGAGTACATGAACGACAAGCAACTGGCGTTCTTCCGCATGAAGCTGGTTCAGTTGAAGGACGACATCCTCGCCAACGCAGGCCAGACGGCCGAGAACCTGCGCGACGATACGGTGGTGGTGCCCGATCCGGCCGATCGCGCCACCATCGAGGAAGAACACGCGCTGGAGCTGCGCACGCGCGATCGCGAACGCAAGCTGCTGAAGAAGATCGAGCAGTCCATCGACCGCGTTGACTCCGGCGATTACGGCTATTGCGACGAGACCGGCGAGCCGATCGGCGTGCCGCGCCTGCTGGCACGGCCCACCGCCACGCTGTCGCTCGAGGCCCAGCAGCGGCGCGAACTCAAGCAGAAGATGTTTGGCGATTGA
- a CDS encoding CobW family GTP-binding protein, whose product MSLIPATILTGFLGSGKTTLLKRVLTEAHGQKIAVIENEFGEENIDNDILVNDQDEQIIQMSNGCICCTIREDLRATLADLAAKKRKGELDFERVVIETTGLADPGPVAQTFFMDDEIAEAFLLDSIITLVDAKHAAQQLNDRVEAQRQVGFADQIFISKADLVDAQTLDALQHRLKHMNPRAPQRVVHFGEVPLKDVFDLRGFNLNARLDINPEFLGEEAHDHDHDSAHCDHPSHKHAHGHHHHHDDDVKSFVFRAGRPFDPAKLEDFLGAIVNIYGPRMLRYKGVLWMQGTERKVIFQGVHQLMGSDLGPAWKEGEPRTSKMVFIGIDLPRDILLQGLQQCLQQTETTP is encoded by the coding sequence ATGTCACTCATTCCCGCGACCATCCTCACCGGCTTTCTGGGCTCGGGCAAGACGACGCTTCTCAAGCGCGTGCTGACCGAGGCGCACGGCCAGAAGATCGCCGTGATCGAAAACGAGTTTGGCGAGGAAAACATCGACAACGACATCCTCGTCAACGACCAGGACGAGCAGATCATCCAGATGAGCAACGGCTGCATCTGCTGCACCATTCGCGAGGATCTGCGCGCCACGCTGGCCGATCTGGCGGCCAAAAAGCGCAAAGGTGAACTCGACTTCGAGCGCGTGGTGATCGAGACCACCGGCCTGGCCGATCCTGGGCCGGTGGCTCAGACCTTTTTCATGGACGACGAGATCGCTGAAGCTTTTTTGCTGGACTCCATCATCACCCTGGTGGATGCCAAGCACGCCGCGCAGCAACTCAACGACCGCGTCGAGGCGCAACGCCAGGTGGGCTTTGCCGACCAGATCTTCATCAGCAAGGCCGACCTGGTGGACGCCCAGACGCTGGATGCGCTGCAGCACCGCCTCAAGCACATGAATCCGCGCGCGCCGCAGCGCGTGGTGCATTTCGGCGAAGTGCCGTTGAAGGACGTATTCGACCTGCGCGGCTTCAACCTGAATGCCAGGCTGGACATCAACCCTGAGTTTCTGGGCGAGGAAGCGCACGATCACGATCACGACAGCGCGCACTGCGACCACCCCTCGCACAAGCACGCGCATGGCCACCATCATCACCACGACGATGACGTCAAGAGCTTTGTGTTCCGTGCCGGCCGGCCGTTCGACCCTGCCAAATTGGAGGATTTTCTGGGCGCCATCGTCAACATTTACGGCCCGCGCATGCTGCGCTACAAGGGCGTGTTGTGGATGCAGGGCACCGAGCGCAAGGTCATCTTTCAGGGCGTGCACCAGTTGATGGGCAGCGACCTGGGGCCGGCCTGGAAAGAGGGCGAGCCGCGCACCAGCAAGATGGTGTTCATCGGCATCGATCTGCCCCGCGACATCCTGCTGCAGGGGCTGCAACAGTGCCTGCAGCAGACCGAAACCACTCCCTGA
- a CDS encoding sensor domain-containing diguanylate cyclase: protein MRALLLLLALAVPAAVWAIHPLTLDARAPLPDQLGARGAYWLDPGGRATVDEVAAQAATAWRPAGQDQVYPLGNGQTLWLRFVLAPQPGHAHWYAEIPLANLDHATLYARGADGRWRSHSAGDHLPVSDWAVPGRQPVLPLTTSDTAPVEHLLRIEHAFPTSVPLLLTEEHQLLMRERGVAMGLGVYFGITLLGCVIALAAAVWMRDVAAALFVPPTVLLGLSAASFAGVSGWLLWPRHAIWNDLSAFAIPTLALVTMLIFVYVATAFGTRAPRARLWPLALAAVGVTVIVAMPFAPDAVSARAMALICSLLLLTCIALPAWTWWRGGDRHALGLLVGMVCLAAPASTHILRLLAIMPTGLISRFVLLSGAALQLSVVLVTLMWRGRDRGLTRQRMRGLGRADPATGLATQAAVREQLRRMTARAQRQQHAYAVLLIDLVNLAQVRQKFGRRAWQELPLHLADRLLDSRREVDTIGRLGDTRFVMLIDGPISADAASRLAQQVLAHCRRPIGGRPEGWTPRLRMALAVLPRDGQNPEVVLDELAVMLNTVAPGDTRALFQRT from the coding sequence GTGCGCGCACTGTTGCTTTTGCTGGCCCTGGCGGTGCCAGCCGCGGTCTGGGCGATCCATCCGCTGACGCTGGACGCGCGCGCGCCGCTGCCCGATCAATTGGGCGCGCGCGGCGCATATTGGCTCGACCCGGGCGGCCGCGCCACCGTCGACGAAGTGGCCGCCCAGGCCGCCACCGCCTGGCGGCCGGCCGGGCAGGACCAGGTCTATCCGCTCGGCAACGGCCAGACGCTGTGGCTGCGTTTCGTGCTGGCTCCGCAGCCTGGACATGCGCACTGGTACGCCGAGATTCCATTGGCCAACCTGGATCACGCCACCCTGTATGCGCGCGGCGCCGATGGCCGCTGGCGGTCCCACAGCGCTGGCGATCACCTGCCGGTGAGCGACTGGGCGGTGCCCGGCCGCCAGCCGGTGCTGCCCCTCACCACGTCGGACACCGCGCCGGTGGAGCACCTGCTGCGCATCGAGCACGCCTTTCCCACCTCGGTGCCGCTGCTGCTGACCGAGGAGCACCAGTTGCTGATGCGTGAACGCGGGGTGGCCATGGGCCTGGGCGTGTATTTCGGGATCACGCTGCTCGGCTGCGTGATCGCGCTGGCGGCGGCGGTGTGGATGCGCGATGTGGCAGCGGCCCTGTTCGTGCCACCCACCGTGCTGCTCGGCCTATCGGCCGCCAGCTTCGCGGGCGTCAGTGGCTGGCTGCTGTGGCCGCGCCACGCCATCTGGAACGACCTGTCGGCCTTCGCCATCCCCACGCTCGCGTTGGTGACGATGCTGATCTTCGTGTACGTTGCCACCGCATTCGGCACGCGCGCGCCGCGCGCCCGGCTGTGGCCGCTTGCCTTGGCCGCGGTGGGGGTGACAGTGATCGTGGCCATGCCTTTCGCGCCAGACGCGGTTTCGGCACGGGCGATGGCGCTGATCTGCTCCTTGCTGCTGCTGACTTGCATCGCGCTGCCCGCCTGGACCTGGTGGCGCGGCGGCGACCGCCACGCGCTGGGTCTGTTGGTGGGCATGGTCTGCCTGGCGGCGCCAGCAAGCACGCACATATTGCGGCTGCTGGCGATCATGCCCACGGGCTTGATCTCGCGCTTCGTTCTGCTGTCCGGCGCCGCGCTTCAGCTGTCGGTGGTGTTGGTCACGCTGATGTGGCGCGGGCGCGACCGCGGCCTGACGCGCCAGCGCATGCGCGGCCTCGGCCGCGCCGACCCGGCCACCGGCCTGGCCACCCAGGCCGCGGTGCGCGAGCAGCTGAGGCGCATGACAGCGCGCGCGCAGCGCCAGCAACACGCCTACGCGGTGCTGCTGATCGACCTGGTGAACCTGGCGCAAGTGCGCCAAAAGTTTGGCCGCCGCGCCTGGCAGGAGCTGCCGCTGCACCTGGCCGACCGCCTGCTGGACAGCCGGCGCGAAGTCGACACCATCGGGCGCCTGGGCGACACGCGCTTTGTGATGCTGATCGACGGCCCGATCAGCGCCGACGCGGCCAGCCGCCTGGCGCAGCAGGTGCTGGCGCATTGCCGGCGCCCGATCGGCGGCCGGCCAGAAGGCTGGACACCGCGCCTGCGCATGGCACTGGCCGTGCTGCCGCGCGATGGGCAAAACCCCGAGGTGGTATTGGACGAGCTGGCCGTGATGCTGAACACCGTCGCGCCTGGGGACACGCGCGCGCTGTTCCAGCGCACATAG
- a CDS encoding phosphate/phosphite/phosphonate ABC transporter substrate-binding protein produces MSLLLRCLPLLLAMAPTPGFSRDLLLGVSEGTSGGTDHARVILKYGGLAKALGGALKADVHVVFVREFAQLEDGMKTGRLDLAMARPSDFPARGLRDYGYQYVATAKPDGQCFIVVPKGSPIKSLDQVKGQKIAMPEKVSYMSKFCAAELRHNGIDADKQAVTYVREQEAVIFYITNGFTQAGAIASYSGAARKWIKDGGQILHKSVTQPYFPMIAKKDFTKAEIAAMQKALSELSQSPDGEAVLKSIGITGFDITNEAKLRQLLNWLGCTDGGCAAAKK; encoded by the coding sequence ATGAGCCTGCTGCTTCGCTGCCTGCCGCTTCTGCTCGCCATGGCCCCCACGCCAGGGTTTTCTCGCGACCTGCTCCTCGGCGTGAGCGAAGGCACCTCGGGTGGCACCGATCACGCGCGCGTGATCCTCAAATACGGCGGTCTCGCCAAGGCGCTTGGCGGCGCGCTCAAGGCCGATGTGCATGTGGTCTTCGTGCGCGAATTCGCGCAACTGGAGGACGGCATGAAAACCGGCCGGCTTGACCTGGCCATGGCGCGGCCGAGCGACTTCCCGGCACGCGGACTGCGCGATTACGGCTACCAGTACGTCGCCACCGCCAAGCCCGATGGCCAGTGCTTCATCGTCGTGCCCAAGGGCTCGCCGATCAAGTCACTCGACCAAGTGAAGGGCCAGAAAATCGCGATGCCTGAAAAGGTGTCCTACATGAGCAAGTTCTGCGCCGCCGAGTTGCGCCACAACGGCATCGACGCCGACAAACAGGCGGTGACCTATGTGCGCGAGCAAGAAGCCGTGATCTTCTACATCACCAACGGCTTTACCCAGGCGGGTGCCATTGCCTCTTATTCCGGCGCGGCGCGCAAGTGGATCAAGGACGGCGGCCAGATCCTGCACAAGAGCGTGACGCAGCCGTACTTCCCGATGATCGCGAAGAAGGACTTCACCAAGGCCGAGATCGCGGCCATGCAAAAGGCCTTGAGCGAGCTGTCCCAGTCACCCGATGGCGAGGCCGTGCTGAAGTCGATCGGCATCACCGGTTTCGACATCACCAATGAGGCCAAATTGCGCCAGCTGCTGAATTGGCTGGGCTGCACGGACGGCGGCTGCGCGGCCGCCAAGAAATAG
- a CDS encoding tyrosine recombinase XerC, translating into MNLSDTGRGLIERYLEHARTERRLAARTLTLYSLDLDKLAQFAAQAGVALAAVQPHHVRGWVARMHGADRSGRGIALILSGWRGFYRWLGREGLVTVNPVQDVRAPRQARPLPKALGVDEAVQLAEHVAEEDGSWLEARDAAMVELLYGSGLRVGELVGLDVAETDAAQRAGRGWIDLQADEVQVLGKGGKRRAVPLGGKAVAALHHWLTVRGQVAGMGDAAAALFIGRRGTRLTPQSVWQRLKRRSQLAGLATPVHPHMLRHSFASHVLQSSSDLRAVQELLGHAHIGTTQVYTRLDFQHLAKAYDAAHPRARRR; encoded by the coding sequence ATGAACCTGTCCGACACCGGCCGTGGCCTGATCGAGCGCTATCTGGAACACGCCCGCACCGAACGGCGGCTGGCCGCGCGCACGCTGACGCTTTACAGCCTTGATCTGGACAAGCTCGCGCAGTTCGCCGCGCAGGCCGGCGTGGCCTTGGCCGCCGTGCAACCCCACCATGTGCGTGGCTGGGTCGCGCGCATGCACGGCGCGGACCGCAGCGGGCGCGGCATCGCGCTCATCCTGTCGGGTTGGCGCGGCTTTTACCGCTGGCTCGGCCGCGAGGGGCTGGTCACCGTCAACCCGGTGCAGGATGTGCGTGCGCCGCGGCAGGCGCGCCCGCTGCCCAAGGCGTTGGGGGTGGACGAGGCGGTGCAGCTGGCCGAGCATGTGGCCGAGGAAGACGGCTCCTGGCTCGAGGCGCGCGATGCCGCCATGGTCGAGCTGCTTTATGGCAGCGGCCTGCGCGTGGGCGAACTGGTCGGTCTTGACGTGGCCGAGACCGACGCCGCGCAGCGCGCCGGCCGTGGCTGGATCGACCTGCAGGCGGACGAAGTGCAGGTGCTGGGCAAGGGCGGCAAGCGGCGCGCCGTGCCGCTGGGCGGAAAGGCGGTGGCGGCACTGCACCATTGGCTGACGGTGCGCGGCCAGGTGGCGGGCATGGGCGACGCGGCCGCCGCGCTCTTTATTGGCCGGCGCGGCACGCGGCTGACGCCGCAATCCGTCTGGCAGCGCCTGAAGCGCCGCAGCCAGCTGGCCGGCCTGGCCACGCCGGTGCATCCGCACATGCTGCGCCACTCTTTTGCCAGCCACGTGCTGCAGTCCAGCAGCGATCTGCGCGCGGTGCAGGAGTTGCTGGGCCACGCGCACATCGGCACCACCCAGGTCTACACGCGGCTGGATTTTCAGCATCTGGCCAAGGCGTACGACGCGGCGCACCCTCGGGCGCGGCGGCGCTGA